Proteins encoded within one genomic window of Candidatus Zixiibacteriota bacterium:
- the dnaA gene encoding chromosomal replication initiator protein DnaA: MSSDPQTIWSEVLGYLSKRIKRQSFYTWLRPTTAVSQDNGTIKIGVPNRFVADWIREHYLADISEALTQVAQRPVNCEFIVQPKSSERQINIFPSRTSPPKVENRSTASTGASYAGKFPLNKRFTFDSFVVGDSNQFAHAASFAVAEAVGKTQYNPLFIYGGVGLGKTHLIQAIGNYCLDTDSASKVIYVTSEKFTNDYINSLTDHTISNFSTVYRGCDLLLIDDIQFFTGKESTQEQFFHTFNHLHQNGKQIVLTADRPPNEIKGLEERLLSRFSWGLVVDIQPPSLETRIAILKKKCEFDDICLPGDVIAFIAESVKSNIRELEGAVIRLCAYASLKNKEITVDLAAHVLKDIIKTDRKPLTIETIQKKVAEIFNISEELLRAKKKTQDVVIARQVAMYLCRSLTSASLKQIGAKFGGRDHSTVIHACNHIASKMKKDINFRLRIDSIINSLYV, translated from the coding sequence ATGTCTTCGGATCCACAAACTATCTGGTCCGAGGTGCTGGGGTATCTTTCCAAACGGATCAAGCGCCAGAGTTTTTACACCTGGCTTCGTCCGACTACCGCGGTATCTCAGGACAACGGCACAATTAAAATCGGGGTTCCAAACAGGTTTGTGGCGGACTGGATCAGGGAACATTATCTGGCTGATATCAGCGAGGCTTTGACACAGGTGGCGCAGAGACCGGTCAACTGCGAGTTCATCGTGCAACCTAAATCAAGTGAACGTCAGATCAACATCTTCCCTTCCAGGACTTCACCGCCCAAGGTGGAAAATCGAAGTACAGCTTCCACTGGGGCATCATATGCGGGAAAATTCCCGCTCAACAAGCGCTTCACTTTCGATTCTTTTGTAGTTGGTGATTCCAACCAGTTCGCTCATGCCGCCAGTTTCGCGGTGGCGGAGGCAGTCGGGAAAACCCAGTATAATCCGCTGTTTATCTACGGCGGTGTGGGGCTGGGCAAAACTCATCTGATCCAGGCAATCGGAAATTACTGCCTGGACACCGATTCGGCCAGCAAGGTGATATATGTTACCTCTGAGAAGTTCACCAATGATTATATCAATTCGCTGACCGATCATACGATCAGCAATTTCTCGACGGTTTATCGCGGATGTGATCTCTTGTTGATTGATGACATCCAGTTTTTCACCGGCAAGGAATCAACTCAGGAGCAGTTTTTTCATACGTTCAATCATCTCCATCAAAACGGCAAACAGATCGTTTTGACCGCCGATCGTCCGCCTAACGAAATCAAGGGTTTGGAGGAGAGGTTATTGTCGCGGTTTTCATGGGGCCTGGTGGTGGATATTCAGCCTCCCAGCCTCGAGACCAGGATTGCTATTTTGAAAAAGAAATGCGAGTTCGACGATATCTGTCTGCCCGGCGACGTTATCGCGTTTATCGCAGAATCTGTCAAATCGAATATCCGTGAGCTGGAGGGCGCAGTTATCAGATTATGTGCCTACGCTTCTTTGAAAAACAAGGAAATCACGGTCGATCTGGCGGCTCATGTTTTAAAGGATATTATCAAGACTGACAGGAAACCATTGACGATCGAAACTATCCAGAAAAAGGTGGCTGAAATCTTTAATATCTCCGAAGAGCTCCTGCGGGCAAAAAAGAAGACTCAGGATGTCGTGATTGCTCGCCAGGTGGCGATGTATCTCTGTCGTTCGTTGACCTCGGCTTCACTCAAGCAGATCGGGGCCAAGTTTGGAGGCAGGGATCATTCCACAGTCATCCATGCCTGCAACCATATAGCTTCCAAGATGAAAAAAGATATTAATTTCAGGCTCAGGATAGATTCAATCATTAATTCACTGTATGTGTGA
- the dnaN gene encoding DNA polymerase III subunit beta, translating to MKFTVSKSQFEETLQIVLNAIPSKTTLPILGNILVNANEFDISFSATDLDISISTAIKVKPARTGTFTIPAKTLNEIVRELPQSEIEVEVNNNRVEIKADRGTYKLSGISPDEFPRLPEYKKGKEIKISGGELAKMIRRTQFAVSVDETRPALNGVLWQNSGDKMVMVATDGHRLARIRTDNKKFSGLTEDLIIPPKALNYLTRVVGDQDVEIGVVFGDKNIAFSVPREDDNDTIISSRLIEGPYPNYEQVIPTDNDKRLVVNRTDLHAAVRRVSILSNSLTHQVRFMADKDKLELSATNVDLGGEAREALNCEYSGERLELGYNANYVIDVLKQIESEEAVFELSTPVAAGLVYGADRKEDYICLVMPLRLAD from the coding sequence ATGAAATTCACGGTATCAAAATCGCAGTTTGAGGAGACCTTACAGATCGTATTGAATGCGATACCATCCAAGACCACACTTCCTATTCTGGGAAATATACTGGTCAATGCCAATGAATTTGATATCAGTTTTTCAGCAACCGATTTGGATATCTCTATTTCGACAGCTATCAAGGTAAAACCCGCTCGTACCGGTACATTTACTATTCCGGCCAAGACATTGAACGAGATCGTCCGTGAACTTCCGCAATCCGAGATTGAAGTTGAGGTTAACAACAATCGAGTCGAGATCAAGGCTGACCGGGGTACTTATAAATTGTCCGGGATTTCGCCTGATGAATTCCCTCGTCTTCCGGAGTACAAAAAGGGCAAAGAGATTAAGATTTCCGGTGGTGAACTGGCGAAGATGATTCGCAGGACGCAGTTTGCTGTTTCTGTCGATGAAACCCGTCCGGCGTTGAATGGTGTCCTGTGGCAGAATTCGGGAGACAAAATGGTCATGGTGGCTACCGATGGTCATCGACTTGCCCGTATCCGTACTGATAACAAGAAATTTTCCGGTTTGACCGAGGACCTGATTATTCCTCCCAAGGCCTTGAACTACCTGACCCGTGTGGTAGGTGATCAGGATGTAGAGATAGGAGTGGTGTTTGGCGATAAAAATATTGCATTTTCGGTTCCACGCGAGGATGATAACGACACTATTATATCATCGCGATTAATCGAAGGCCCTTATCCTAATTATGAGCAGGTCATCCCGACCGACAATGACAAACGCCTTGTTGTCAATCGCACTGATCTTCATGCCGCGGTCAGGAGAGTTTCGATCCTGTCCAACTCTCTGACTCACCAGGTAAGGTTTATGGCGGATAAGGACAAGCTCGAGCTTTCGGCTACGAATGTCGATCTGGGCGGTGAAGCGCGTGAGGCTTTGAACTGCGAATACTCCGGAGAGAGGCTTGAGCTGGGCTACAACGCCAATTATGTGATCGATGTCTTAAAGCAGATAGAGTCGGAGGAGGCTGTATTCGAACTGTCTACGCCGGTCGCGGCGGGTCTGGTATATGGTGCCGATCGCAAGGAAGATTATATCTGCCTGGTTATGCCTTTGCGTCTGGCTGATTGA